The genomic region CCATGCGCTCGGATCCTGTGCCCAACCCCGGCAAGTCCCGGATTCCACAAGGGACCGGTCCGGAAACGCCGTCTGCAAACCAAACCAGAAGGGCCCCTCTCCTGGAAGAGTCCCCGCCATCATTTCCTCATTCCATAGCGCTTGGCTTTTGCGCCTTCCGCGGCATCCGCCTCCGGCGGATGCCGCGGAAGGCATGCAGGAACACGCCCGGATGCAGGACAAGGAACAAGAACATGCGGACGGTGAGAGAAAGACGGATGCCGGCCGACAGCCTGCATCCGTCTGTTATGAACCGTTGCTTTTTGGCCGGGTGCGGGAAACGCCGAAGCGGATGCTACCCCGCCGGCGTCGAGGCGGTTAGGCCGGTTCCGCCCCAGCCGAATACGCGACGCTCGCTCACGGCGCCGGCCGAGGCGTACACCGGATTCCCGGCGTCGGTGGTTCCCGTTTTACGAACCACGGTCACCCGCCACTCGAAAATATGCACCGTTCCGTCGGTCGGTTTGAAATCCGCCGGAACAATCAACCGGGTTTCCTTCACGTAGAACATGCTCTTCTCGCTTTCGGCGAGCGAGATATCCCGGATCGACACCTGGTATTCCTCGCTTTCACGCAGGGCGGCGACTTCCGCCCATTGCAGCGCGATTTCATTATCCGACATCCCGAAGATCGTCCCGTCCCGCGGCGTAAGCAGGTTGGGCGCCGGATAGGGCGGAGGCGTGGTCGGGGTAGGACTCGGCCCGGCGGTGGGTTCGCGTTCGCACACCGGAATCTTGAGTTTCATGCCGACGAAAACCACGTCGTTGGCGAAGGAATACTGCGGATTCCACCGCTTGATGGATTCGATGGACACGTCGTACATATCGGCGATCCCGGCCAGCGTATCGCCGTCTTTCACTTCATAGGGGATGAACTCGCAGGCGGCGTAGGTTTGGGTCACCGCGTTCGCCGTTTCCGTCGAAGCCGGAGGCGGAGTAGGCGTGGGCTGAGGAATATACAGCGTGGCTCCAATGACCAAAAGGTCGCAGTTAACGGATTTCCCGCCCTCCTGTTTGATCTGGTTGGGATCGGTGATCCCGTATTCCGACATGTACAAAGAGCACGTGTCTCCCGCCTGAACGGTGATCACGATCGGCGGCAGCGGGGTGAAAGTGAGCGTCGGCGCCGGAGTGCCGCTCGGCTGGAGGGTGAGCGTGATGGTCGGGGTGACCGGCGGTGCGGTGGCGATGGCCACGGGTCCGGCGATCAAGCCGCCCTTTACCAGGGCGACCATGATCAGAGCGCCGAGGATAAGCGCGATGACGGGCGCGGCAACCGCCGCGCCGACCGGGATATTGATGCTGCCCGATTGGCCGGACATCCGCGCCGGGGCTTTCAAAGCCTTTCCGGAACCGGCCGCAAAAACCATTCCGCAAACGGCGCAACGGGAGGCGGTGTCCGCGATCCGCGTGCCGCAAGCAGGGCATATTCGACTGGGTACGGAAGGTCGAGGACTGGTGTTCGTCATTTTCTCTCCGTTTGGCGTACGGACATTATACCAAAGGGGAATCCTCCTATTTCCAGGACGATTCGTCTTGACTCATTCATTCCAACGGTGTTCCACAAGGGGTTTTCGCGCATCCCGGCCGGAGACGTCTTCCGGCCGATGGCTTGAATCCGCCTTCCCCGATACGGAGTAACCTTATCTGGTCAAGAGAGTTCTGGGGCGGCGGGGTGGGGAGCATTCTTCGACAATGACGTCAATTCCGAAGCGAGATCGGAGATCTGACCTTCGATCTTTTCATCCTTCCCCCAAAGCTGCCGTTGTTTTTCCTTGAACGCCAACTCCGCGCAGACCGTGTGCAGACGGGCGATGAGCCGGTAGCGCCGGAAATCGAAGCGGCAAATCGCCTCCCATTCCGAAAGCAACCGGGTCCGCATCGAAACCGCCGCTTCCCACTGGTGGGGACGGATGATTCCGCTGTCTACATACGGACGCAAATACTTGCGGATGGTACCCCGCTCACGGATCAAGGAGCCGAACGACAGCAGGGCGATCGCCACCGCGCCGATCCCATACACCAGCAGGCTGGCGGGCAGGGCGATCAGTAAGGAAGGGATCCGGGCTGAGAGGGTAATGGCGAAATTGTGCAGGCCGTGAAAGAGGGCGGCCGTCAGGTATCCTCCCGCCGCCCATGCCACAGCCCTTCCCGGGGACCGCGCATATTTGGCAAACGCCAGCCCCAAGCCGGAGAACGATGTGAACACCGCATGCATGGACCCGAACACCATGGCGCGCAGGAAAAAGAACAGGACCAATTCCTCCATGGTTTGGCTGGATAGAAAAATGATCAGGTTTTCGGTGGCGGCGAAGCCGAACCCGACCATTGCCCCGTAAATGATCCCGTCCAGCGGACCGTCGACTTCCCTTTGGGCAAGCCCGAAGATACCCAGCAGGCCGAGCAGCTTCACGCCCTCCTCGACGAGCGGCGCGACAAGGCCGAGGTTGAAAAGAGTCAATCCGGCGGGGGCGTCGGTTCCCGCATACCCGGAAACCAAGGCCAGGATCAACTCCGCGACAATGGAGAGGATCGCCGCCGGCGCCACGCCCCACAGGAACGAGAGCAGAAGCAGGTGGGCCGGTTCCTTTTCATACCGGTCGAACCACCAAACCAGCATCGCCCAACAAACCATGGGCAGAATGCCGGCGAAGATCGACATGACCAACAGCAGCAAAAGGTTCACGGAGATCCTGCCCCGAACGCTAGAGGTACGATTTTAAATTATGGGAAACCGCGTAGGCCGCGGCTTCGGTCCGGTTGGCCACGTTCAGTTTTGAGAGGATTGATGAGACGTAATTGCGGACGGTCCCTTCGCCGAGGAAAAGCGCCTGGGAAATTTCGCGGTTGGTTTTCCCTTCCGCCACCAGCTGAAGGACGTGCATTTCCTGCTGGGTTAATCCGGAGAAGGTGGAAGCCTCCTCATCCTGCGCCATCTTGCGCATCTCTGCGAACACCCGTTTGGTGACGGCGGGATCCAGAAGGGCCTCGCCGCGGCCCACGCGTTCAATGGCCTGCACGAGTTCCCCCCCCCCGATCTGCTTGAGAAGATATCCGGAGGCGCCGGCGCGGATGGCGGAAAACAGCATCTCATCCTCCGCATACGATGTCAGCATGATCACTTTAATTTCCGGGTTCATCTGGAGGATGTCTTGGCAGGCTTCGATCCCGGACATTCCCGGAAGGCGGATGTCCATCAGCACGACGTCCGGTTTGAGGGCCAGCGCCTTCTCGACGGCTTCGGCCGCGGAGCCGGCCTCGGCAATCACTTCGAATCCCTGATGGTGCTCCAGCAGGGATTTCAACCCCAGCCGGACCACCTCGTGGTCATCCACCAACATTATTCTTTGAGTGCTCATGCCGATCGACCGGGCCCGGGCGCCGTCCGGCGCAGGACGGGATGAATTCTTGCGGTAAGGATAATTCAATGCCGATTGATTGACAAGCCCAAACCGGTCTGTTACACTCCGGCACGATCCTCTTTCGGAATGTTTCCATGCGCTTCGACCGCAAAGCACTGGAAGACATCGAAGACCGAACCCTCGCTCCGTACGCTTCCCGCAGCAAACACTCGCGCGGAAGGGTTTATCCCGAGGCGGAACCCGGATACCGGACCTGCTACCAGCGGGACCGCGACCGGATCCTGCATACCACCGCCTTCCGCAGGCTGGAGCATAAGACCCAGGTTTTCGTATCCTACGAAGGGGATTATTACCGCACCCGGCTGACCCACACGCTGGAAGTCGCGCAAATCGGACGCTCGCTGGCCCGCGCATTGGGCGTTAACGAGGATCTGGTGGAGGCGATCTGCCTGGCGCACGACCTGGGTCATCCGCCGTTCGGGCATTCGGGGGAAGCGGTGCTCTCACGGCTGATGGAAGCGCACGGCGGCTTCGATCATAACCGGCAATCCATGCGGATTGTGACCGTCCTGGAGCGTCGCTACCCCGGGTTCCCGGGATTGAACCTGACCTGGGAGACCCGCGAAGGGATCGTCAAGCACGAGACGGCGTTCGACATCCCCGATGTGTCCGAGTACGCGCCGCAGGAACGCGCCAGCGTGGAAGCGCAGATCGCCAATGCCGCGGACGAATGCGCCTACACCTCGCACGACCTGGACGACGGCCTCCGGTCCGGGATGCTTGCGCCGGAGGACCTTGCAGATCTGGCGATTTGGAAAACCCTGCGCCAGGAATCGCTGCCGGGGTCTGACCCGCGCGACGACCTTGTCCGCCATCGGATGATCCGCGCCTTTATCGGCCTTGCCGTGCAGGACCTGATAGACACCGCCGACGCTCAATTGACGGAATTCGGCGTCAAGCGCAACGCGGATGTGAGGAGCGCTCCGGAAAGCGTCGTGCGTCCGTCGGACGCTTTTCTTCCGCCCCTGGAAGCCCTGCGCCAACGGCTTTTCGAGAGGATGTACCGCCACCACCGGGTGATGCGCATGGCGCTGAAAGCGGAAAAATTCCTGTCCGAACTGTTTTCGATGTACGTCGCCAACCCAAAGATCCTGCCCCCGGCTGTGCTGAGCCGGACCGAGGAAGAGGATCCGCACCGGGTTGTGTGCGATTACATCGCCGGTATGACCGATCGCTTCGCCCTGGAAGAATACCAAAAACTCAACGACCCCCACGCAAAGCCCTGAGGGAAAAACCGGACCGGGAGAAAAAAAGAAAATCATGGAACGGAAGATCCTGACGCCCGAGGGGGCCCGAAAAATCAAGGAAGAGTTGGCGCAGCTTCGAGGGCCGGCGCGGTCTGCGCTGGCAAATCGCCTGCGGGCCGCCATCCAGCAGGGCGATTTGTCGGAAAACGCAGACTATACCTCGGCCAAAGAGGAACAGGGCTTTCTGGAAGGGCGGATTTTGGAATTAGAAACGCTGATAAAAACAGCCGAGATTGTCGATCCGGCATTCACGTCCCGCAACGTGGTGTCGCTCGGATGCCGCGTGCATGTTTCGGATGAGGAAAACGAATCCGATGTGTTTCAAATTGTGGGAAGCACGGAGGGGGATTCCCGGGCGGGAAAGATCTCCCATGAATCGCCGATCGGAAAAGCGCTGCTCGGACACAAAGCCGGCGACACCGTGACGGTCGCCACGCCGGGCGGTTCGCGTTTTTTCCGGATAACGAAAATCGAGTGAGATAGATCATCGGCCGAATCATCGCCTTCCGGTGGCGTCGTCATTCCTGCGTTTTTTTATGGGAATCCGCGGGTTGGGAGGCGTCGATGCCCGACAGATCCGCCCCGCTGCGCAGGGCAGGCGCGGACATGACACCATGGTAAGCCTTTTAAGATTTTCAACGGATTAACAAGATATTATTTGAGGACGGCAGTTTTTTTTTCAACCTTCCAGAAAAACCGCATGGTATGCCGTGCGGTTTTTTATTTTTCCTTCGCCCAAACTTCCAATTGCAATGTCACCCGTTCAAAATAGGAATTCTGAGGGAGGGAGCCGGCCCCGTAGACCAATTCGCGGATCAGCACCCGCAGTTGCAAGCCGGGGGTTTCCATCCAAAAATCCGCTCCGGGGAGGGCCAAGACGGGCAGTCCGCGGGGCGCCAGCGTGGAGCGGACATCTTCTTTCTCAAACGAATACTGACTCATCAAGACGGAGGTTGAGGTTCGGCTCGGCTTGCGGTCGAACAACCAGACCTCCAAAGCAGTGACTTTTTTGGGTTCTCCCACGCCGATCGGCTCGGAGATCCCCACGCCGCATTCGCCCAGAAAATCCCCGCTTGGTGAATTAATCGTGAAGCTGTCTTCGTACAGGTCGTCGCCCAACGCATAGGTGGTCACAAAGCGCTCCAGGGGTTCCGTCCCCTCGCCGCTTTCCGTTTCTTCCTCCGCCGGAGGCGGACTGGGGGCGCTTTGCAGCTCCTCCTCGGCTTCCAGGGAAAGTTCCTCCGGAACGGAAGACACATTCAACGACGGAGCGGGGGCGGCGCGGTGCCTGCGAATGTTCACCGCCAACACCAGAGCAATCGCGCCCCCGATTATTACTCCCAGAAGAGCCAGAAGGCCGAAGGCGCCCTGAAGTCCGCCGGTGGATGCCGCCGGGACGGGTTCGCCTGCATCGGCCGCTCCGGAAACATAGAGGTTGGCGATCAAGACCTCGAATTGATTCAGCCTCTCGGGATCCGTTAGGTTGTCGCCGCGCAGCTGCGCCAGCACATCCAGCTTGTTTTCGCCCAAAGCCTCGAATCGGCTGCGGGCCAGGACTGCATCCCCGTTTACGCCGTAGGAATCGACCGCCATCCGCAAGTAGTCCAGCTGGATATCCGAGCGGAGCATCTCGGGGGTGGTGTCGACGTACTCGACCGGCCACACAATCCAGCCCAAGACGATCAATCCGAACAGCGTTCCCAACAGAAAACTCGCCCCGTTAAGGAACATCGGGGAGCGGAGAAGATTTTCCAGGTTGCCGCGCCAAGGAATCCGGCTTGTCATAGCCACCTTATCCCGATTGTATCTTCAGAAGGCTCCGCCTGGCAATTCCATCCTTCTTCGTCGCCCGGGCCTTCGCCTCCCCGCCGAAACTCACCGCGCCTCCGCCTCTTTGGCCGAGATGGCGTCGAGGGGGAACTTCGCTTCGCATTTAATGCATTGGGCCGTCTGCCGGCCGCTCAGAACCAGCAGGCCGCCGCATGCCGGGCAGGGGATGGGCAACGGTTTCTTCCATGAGGTGAAATCACAGGTCGGATAATTCGAGCAGGCGTAGAAGGTTCGTCCTTTGCGCGTCTTGCGCTCGACCAGGTCTCCGCCGTCCTTAGGGCAAGCCACGCCCGTCTTTTCCAGCCAGGGTTCCACGTAGCGGCAGGCGGGAAACGTCGAGCAGCCGATGAACTTCCCGAACCGCCCGAAGCGGATCACCAGCGGGTTGCCGCAGGTGGGGCAATCGCGTCCGGCCGGCTCCGGCTTGTCATCTGCCTTCGGGATCTCCTGCTCCGCGTGCTTGACGTCCCTGGAAAACGGCTCGTAGAATTCCTTAAGGGTCGCCGTCCAGTCGTGAGCCCCTTCGGCGATCTCGTCCAATTCGTCTTCCATGGTGGCTGTGAAACCGGTGTTGATCACGTCGGGAAAGTACGTGACCAGCATGTCGTTCACGGTAAAGCCGATTTCCGTCGGCAGCAGGCGCTTCTCTTCGCGGACGGCGTATCCGCGCTGTTGGATGGTGGACAAGATCGGAGCGTAGGTCGACGGCCTGCCGATGTCGAACTCCTCCAGGGCGCGGATAAGCGCCGCCTCGGTGTAGCGGGGGGGCGGTTGGGTGAAATGCTGCTCGGGAAGCACGCCGATCAGCCGCAGCGGCTCGCCTTCCTCCAGGGGCGGAAGGGTCGCTTGGGCCTCTTCTTCCGCCTCCTGGTCCTCGTCCTTGGCTTCTTCGTAGACCGCCAGAAACCCCTGGAAGCGCAACATGGCTCCAGAAGCCCGCAGAAGGTATTTCCGGGCCCCTGAGGCCTCTACATCGACCTGGACGGTATCAAATTGGGCCGGAGCCATCTGCGAAGCCAAGAACCTCTGCCAGATCAGTCCGTAGAGCCGGTTCTGGTCCCGGCTGAGGTATTCCTGAAGCGCCTTCGGCTGACGCAGGACCGATGTCGGCCGAATGGCCTCATGCGCCTCCTGGGCGGAACGGGAGCGGGTCCGGTATTGGGGAGGTTCGGCCGGGAGGAATTCCTTGCCGAATTTCTCGGCGATCCACTCCCGGGCTTCTTGCTGGGCAACTTCAGCCACTTGGGTGGAATCGGTGCGCATGTACGTGATCAGGCCGGTCATGCCCTGGGAATCGAGTTCCACGCCCTCGTACAATTGCTGAGCGATAGCCATTGTTTTCTTGGGAGAAAAGCCGAGTTTTCGGGACGCTTCCTGTTGCAGGGTGGAAGTGGTGAAGGGGGCGGATGGATTCCGTTTCCGGATGCCCCGGCGCACCCGGGCCGCGAGGTAGGAAGCCTTTTCCAGATCGGCGGCCATGGACGCGGCGTCCGCCTGCGAACCCAAAGACACCTCCTGATCGTCCGCCTTCATTAATTTCGCGCGGAAGGCGATGCCGCCGTTCGTCTGCTTGGCGAGATCGGTTTCGATCGACCAATACTCCTTGGCCTCGAAGGCGTTGATCTCGCGCTCCCGTTCCACCACCAACCGCAGCGCCACCGATTGCACCCGCCCGGCCGAAAGCCGGCTGCGGACCTTGGCCCACAGCAGCGGACTGAGCATATAGCCGACCAGCCGGTCCAGGATTCTCCGGGCTTGCTGGGCGTTGACCAGGTTCATGTCGATTTCGCGCGGATGCCGGAAGGCCTCCTCGACCGCGGACCTCGTGATCTCGTGGAATACGACGCGGCGGGTCCGAGCGTCGTCCAATTCGACGGCTTCTTTTAGGTGCCAGGCGATGGCCTCCCCCTCCCGGTCCGGATCCGTGGCGAGGTACACCTCCTCGGATTGCTGGGCGAGGGCTTTTAATTCTTTCACCACCGGACGTTTTTCGTTGGGAATCCGGTATTTCGGAGTGAAGCCGTTGTCGACGTCCACCGAAAGTTGGGAGCGCAGCAGGTCGCGCACGTGGCCGACGGAGGCCCGGACCTGGAACCCTTTGCCGAGAAACCGACCGACGGTTTTTGCCTTGGTCGGCGATTCCACGATCACCAGCTTTCCGTTCCGCTTGGGGCGTTTTGTCTCACGCTGGACCGGAGCGGGGGGCGTCAGGCCGGCGTGGGCCTCGGTCAAACCCATTTTTTGGATCTTCGTTCCGCAGACGGCGCAGAGGCCCTTGGTGGTCGGCCGGCCGTTGGAGAGAAAGGCCGGCTCCGGATGAGCGATCTCCCGTTTGGCCTTGCATTTTAGACAGTACCCTTCCATAACCGCAAAAAACTCCGTTCTTGTAGAATGAGATACGATTTCTTCGCGGCGGCACGTCAAACTTAAACGCGTCCGATCCGCGGGTTATTTTTTGTATACGGCGTTATAAATTTCCCGGACGTCCTGAGACCTCCCGCTCCGGCAGACGAGGATGGCATCGTCCGTCTCGACGATGATGACGTCCTCCAAGCCGACGGTGGCCAGGATTCGGTCGTCTTGGATCCTGCGAAGGACGGTGACGGATTTCGACCCCGCATCGAGATGCCGGCCCGCCGCACTCGAACGCAATTCCGGACGCTCGCGGTAAAGCTCGACCAGCGCGTCCCAACTGCCGATATCGGTCCAACCCAAATCCCGCGCCGAAAGGACCGCAACCCGTTCGGACTTTTCGAGGATCCCGTAATCCAGCGATACGGATGGGACGCCTTCCCAAAGCCTCTCGAAAACCCCGGCCTGCGCGTTCCCGCGCACCGCGTCCGTCAACGGATCCAGAACGGCTGCGATGGCCGGTTGGTGCCTGCGGAATTCTTCTGCGATCACATCCGACCGCCAGAAGAACATTCCGGAATTCCAACTAAACCCGCCGCGGCGGATCATTTCGCGGGCTTGCTCCAAGTCGGGCTTCTCGGTGAAGCGCCGGACCCGGTAGGCTGGGAAGCCTTCCACCGGTCCCAAAGCGTCGCCCTGTTCGATGTACCCGTATCCGGTGAGGGGACCGGACGGATCGATCCCGAGCGTTACCAAGTATCCGCGCTCGGCAAGGGTTTGGGCGGCGCGGACAAGCGCGCGGTACTTTGGCACGTCCGCGATGAAATGGTCCGAAGGCAGACAAGCCATCACGAACTGCGGCACGCGGGCGCGCAGGCAAGCCAGGGCGAAGGCCGCCGCCGGGGCGGTGTTGCGCGGGCTGGGCTCGGAGAAAAAATTCCGATCCGGGACCGGCGTCCGCGCGGCCCGCAGCAGCCTTTCCAGCCTGCGGTTGGAAACGACAAAGACATCCTGCGGGGCGGCGACCCCCTCCAGGCGCTCAACGGTTAATTCGAACAGCGACCTCCCGCCCAACAGCGGCAGGCATTGCTTGGGTTCCTCTGGGCGCGAAAACGGCCACAACCGCGTGCCGCCGCCTCCGGCCATCAGCACCACCAGCAAGGGAAGGTTGCCTTGCGGCTCGGTTTCCATTAGGTCCGCCGATCTTCCGGCCCGACCGACGCCGCGGCGACATACTGCATGCCGCCGACCGGCCGGACCAGACCTTTCAATTCCATCAGCGCCAGCGTGCTGGAGACCGTCTCGACCGGCAGATCCACGCTGGCACGCACAAGATCAATATGCATTGGCTCCGAACCGATCGCCTCGAGGATCTTCGCTTCGATCGGGGTGGCCGGCACCGCCATCCGCATCTGCAACGCGGGCGCGATCCGTTCCGCATTCAGCGCGAGGATGAGATCCTCGGGGGACAAGGCTGGCTGGGCTCCGTCCCCGATCAACCGGTTGCAGCCCCGGCTGGCGGGGCTGAGAATGCTGCCGGGAACGGCGAACACATCCCGCCCGTAATCGCCTGCATAGGATGCGGTAAGCAAAGCGCCGCTTTCCTCTCCGGCTTCGACGACCAGCGTCGCCAGCGCCAATCCGGCGATGATTCGGTTGCGGGGAGGAAAATTGGCCGCATCGGGAGGCGTGCCCGGGGGATAATCGCTCAGCACCGCCCCGGATTCCGCAATCCGCCGAGTCAACCGCGCATGCTCGGGCGGATACACCACATCGGCTCCGCAACCCAGCACCGCCAGCGTGCGCCCGCCGCCTTCCAGCGCGGCTTGGTGCGCTTCGGCATCCACGCCGCGCGCCAGGCCGCTGACGACGGTGATCCCGCTTGACGCCAGCGCGGACGCGAACATCCGCGCGGCTTCCCGGCCGTAAGGGGTGGCCCGGCGCGTTCCCACCACCGCCACCGCCAATCCATCCGCCGGAATAATTCCGCCGCGCAGGTAAAGAACCGGCGGAGGGGCCGGCAGCTCCTTTAATCGCGGCGGATAATCCGGATCCTCCCAAATCAACACCCGCAGCCCAAGCTCGGTGCAACGGTCCAGCAGCCGTCGCGGATCCAAGTGCGGACGGACGGCGGCGACGGCGGATGCGCTGCGTTCATCCAGACCGGCTTCCATGAGACCTGTCCGCGGGACTTCCCAGGCCGATTGCAGATTTCCGAAAGCCTTCAGCAACCGTTGAAATCGGACCGCACCGATACCGCGGATGTGGTTGAAAGCGATCCAATATGCTCGTTCCACCGCCGTCATGGTTCCCCCCCTGGATCAAAAAATCCGGGCTGAGAATACCACGAGCCCCGCAAATGGGTCAAGTTGCGCTTTTTTTCAGCGTTTTTTTCGAATTCCCGGAAAGACCGGACTCGGTTGGAGACAGGACGCCCCTGTCACGAATCTCCCATAACACTCCGGAAGATATAATACCCCTTATGCGCGTGGCAATGCTTTCATATCACACCTGCCCCTTGGCGGCGCTGGGGGGCAAAGACACCGGCGGCATGAACGTCTACGTCCGAGAATTGACCCGATCGCTTGGGAAGGCGGGCATCCGGGTGGACGTGTTTACCCGCTCCCAGGATGAGCACATTCCGCACGTCGTCCATGATTTGGGGAATGGGAATCGCGTGATTCATATCCCGGCCGGACCGGAAAGTCCTCTGCCGCGGGATCGGCTTTCCCGCTACGTAGACGCGTTTGCGGAGGGAATCCGGCAGTTCGCCGCTGACAACGCACTCGCGTACGATCTGATCCACAGCCACTACTGGCTGTCCGGATTGGCGGGATTGGCCCTGAAACGGGAGTGGGGTTCCCCGCTTCTGCACATGTTCCACACGCTGGGGGAGATGAAAAACCGCCTGGGCGGAACCGTCGAGGATCCCGCGCGGCGCCAAGCCGAGAACGCCGTCCTTTCCGGCGCGGACCGGATCGTATCCGCCACCCCCGCGGAACGAATGCAATTGCATTGGCTGTACCAGGCGGATCCGCGCAAGGTGGTTGTTCTCCCTCCCGGAGTGGATCTCGAGCTGTTCCACCCGCATCCGGAGGCGGAAACGAGGCGGCGGCTCGGCCTTCCCGTCGACGCGCGGATGATCCTCTTCGTCGGCCGGATCGAGCGTCTGAAAGGCTTGGAGACTCTCCTGCGGGCGGCCGCGCTGCTGCAGGAGCGCGGTTTTCTTTCCCCTCCCTGCCCGTGCGTGATGGTCATCGGCGGGGAGCCCGATGCTCCGAAGGACGAAATGCAATACCTTCAAGACCTGCGGAAATCCCTCTCCCTTACCGGCGTGGTTACGTTTCTTGGGAAGCGGCCGCAGACCGAATTGCCCATGTATTATTCCTCGGCGCAAGCCGTCGTCATGCCATCGCAATACGAATCCTTCGGAATGGTCGCGCTGGAGGCGATGGCCTGCGGCACCCCGGTGGTGGCCTCCGGGGTGGGAGGCCTTCTGTACCTTGTCCGCGACGGCCGGACCGGTTACCACATCCCGGATTCCGATCCGAACGCGCTGGCGGACCGTCTTCAGCGGATCCTTTCCAACGAACGCCTGCGCCGCGAGCTGGGGCGCCATGCGGCCAATGTAGCCCACGGCTATTCCTGGGATCGGATTACCGACCAGATGCTGACCTTGTATGAAAGCGTCCTGGCCGGCTGTTATACATCGGATCCGAACATGGAACACGCGCATTGACCAGCTCCAGATCCACCCCGTTGGCTTAAAGTAAATCCCTCGCATTTTCTCAACCTTCCCTGTAAACGTCCTCCCTTTGCTTTCCCTCGCTTTTCCTCGGGACAGGCGCTCGGGACAAGGTCGGGCAACCATTCCTGGATTTGCTCCGGGATGGGCTTCCCAGACACCTCACATCGGAAAATGGGGGTAATGATTAACCCAACCGGAAAAAGGGGAGTCAGCTTATCTTCCTCCGCACCTTGTTATCCCTTTCCTAGCTTATGCAGGTGGAGGGGTAACAGGGATAGGACGATGAGGATTCCGTCGGATCCCGCGGACGGCGCAGAAAAATGTCTGTGCAGGGAAATCATTATTCGAGGCGAT from Anaerolineales bacterium harbors:
- the dprA gene encoding DNA-processing protein DprA, whose product is MEAGLDERSASAVAAVRPHLDPRRLLDRCTELGLRVLIWEDPDYPPRLKELPAPPPVLYLRGGIIPADGLAVAVVGTRRATPYGREAARMFASALASSGITVVSGLARGVDAEAHQAALEGGGRTLAVLGCGADVVYPPEHARLTRRIAESGAVLSDYPPGTPPDAANFPPRNRIIAGLALATLVVEAGEESGALLTASYAGDYGRDVFAVPGSILSPASRGCNRLIGDGAQPALSPEDLILALNAERIAPALQMRMAVPATPIEAKILEAIGSEPMHIDLVRASVDLPVETVSSTLALMELKGLVRPVGGMQYVAAASVGPEDRRT
- a CDS encoding glycosyltransferase yields the protein MRVAMLSYHTCPLAALGGKDTGGMNVYVRELTRSLGKAGIRVDVFTRSQDEHIPHVVHDLGNGNRVIHIPAGPESPLPRDRLSRYVDAFAEGIRQFAADNALAYDLIHSHYWLSGLAGLALKREWGSPLLHMFHTLGEMKNRLGGTVEDPARRQAENAVLSGADRIVSATPAERMQLHWLYQADPRKVVVLPPGVDLELFHPHPEAETRRRLGLPVDARMILFVGRIERLKGLETLLRAAALLQERGFLSPPCPCVMVIGGEPDAPKDEMQYLQDLRKSLSLTGVVTFLGKRPQTELPMYYSSAQAVVMPSQYESFGMVALEAMACGTPVVASGVGGLLYLVRDGRTGYHIPDSDPNALADRLQRILSNERLRRELGRHAANVAHGYSWDRITDQMLTLYESVLAGCYTSDPNMEHAH